One window of Mycoplasma cottewii genomic DNA carries:
- a CDS encoding MAG2960 family serine endopeptidase lipoprotein, with product MARKILKVNFLLGLLLTTTTPLFVSSCAVKHEDKKDDKNDAPNNNEPNNTPDDSSNNKPDETNNKPSDSNDDERDESNNSPDETKPDNSNDNKPDETNEPAKPLYPSININKLEYRDNVTYNQKEHPLYFAEKHLFNLDELFSLSARDIIFKTPKLKTTEHNLKQWFKNGNHGNAIDFTFSSSDEKVNNDFFEFIKEIGEYGNYGDSEKQKTEFYYPKVPLEAMTKPKYLSNFKDDELVDNKEIQINDINKIIEKNPFGFLPSNLSQLFYYSNFDSLQKQFNLNEQITEIKSNFDDKNGKFELLIYAKNSNRYYFKTDYQKSNQLKRDIDFYQYIYDRSFTLSIRTKTWDADKDSLARTTGYRLKNLQNSGTFWVLDRVVNDQDEKNWELLVATNIHVFDLSKTFDKSIFDFGKKEKHVLDNWNDKLPGFWENSRESKSERKNVFIKGSRGIDKNINIDFKSINTKQLDPVFDIYNQYLEAPYFYSRHSVSGISAKRNDDPENFFGSKGTNQLYSTNNAGADFLVLKVKIPKSNLKNILPKLDSVIGTEQERDFYINYKTEKFSPIKSWFYAGYPLEKQKDETEDINFRGIKSQGGVISTQQRAYNPINLRSLWVKYNKDLNEDSNSLNENYKKYENSFIENEHGMKLNIWNQHSTLYSNIQNDQQGLPGGSSGSMAIDSSFNLIGINYSLSKDEASGKTTNGINLMQSSSENGINLISELIKKLQLDNFNTVKLNPKK from the coding sequence ATGGCAAGAAAAATTTTAAAAGTAAATTTCTTATTAGGATTATTATTAACAACAACAACACCTTTATTTGTGTCTAGTTGTGCTGTTAAACATGAAGATAAAAAAGATGATAAAAATGATGCTCCTAATAATAATGAACCAAATAACACACCTGATGATTCAAGTAATAATAAACCTGATGAAACTAATAATAAACCTAGTGATTCGAATGATGATGAACGCGATGAATCAAATAATTCACCAGATGAAACTAAACCTGACAATTCAAATGATAATAAACCTGATGAAACTAATGAACCAGCTAAACCATTATATCCTTCAATAAATATTAATAAGTTAGAATATAGAGATAATGTTACTTATAATCAAAAAGAACATCCTCTTTATTTTGCTGAAAAACACTTATTTAATTTAGATGAACTATTTTCTCTATCAGCAAGAGATATCATATTTAAAACACCTAAATTAAAAACAACAGAACACAACTTAAAACAATGATTTAAAAACGGAAATCATGGTAATGCTATTGATTTTACTTTTAGTTCTTCTGATGAAAAAGTTAATAATGATTTTTTTGAATTTATAAAAGAAATTGGTGAATATGGAAATTATGGAGATAGTGAAAAACAAAAAACAGAATTTTATTATCCTAAAGTTCCATTAGAAGCGATGACAAAACCTAAATATTTATCTAATTTTAAAGATGACGAGCTTGTAGATAATAAAGAAATACAAATAAATGATATTAATAAAATTATTGAAAAAAATCCTTTTGGATTTTTACCTTCAAACCTAAGTCAATTATTTTATTATTCAAATTTCGATTCGTTACAAAAACAATTTAATCTAAATGAACAAATAACCGAAATTAAATCAAATTTTGATGATAAAAACGGAAAATTTGAATTACTAATTTATGCTAAAAACTCTAATAGATATTACTTTAAAACAGATTATCAAAAATCAAATCAATTAAAACGTGATATTGATTTTTACCAATATATTTATGATAGAAGCTTTACTTTATCAATCAGAACAAAAACATGAGATGCAGATAAAGATTCTCTAGCAAGAACAACTGGTTATAGACTTAAAAATCTTCAAAACTCAGGAACATTTTGAGTTTTAGATAGAGTTGTAAATGATCAAGATGAAAAGAATTGAGAATTACTAGTAGCAACAAATATTCACGTTTTTGATTTAAGTAAAACATTTGATAAATCTATTTTTGATTTTGGTAAAAAAGAAAAACATGTATTAGATAATTGAAATGATAAACTTCCTGGATTTTGAGAAAATTCAAGAGAAAGTAAATCAGAAAGAAAAAATGTATTTATAAAAGGTTCAAGAGGAATAGATAAAAATATAAACATTGATTTTAAATCTATTAATACTAAACAATTAGATCCGGTTTTTGATATTTACAATCAATATTTAGAAGCTCCGTATTTTTATTCAAGACATAGTGTATCTGGAATAAGTGCTAAAAGAAATGATGATCCTGAAAACTTTTTTGGTTCAAAAGGCACTAATCAGCTATACTCAACTAATAATGCTGGTGCAGATTTTTTAGTATTAAAAGTTAAAATACCAAAAAGCAACCTAAAAAATATATTACCTAAACTAGACTCAGTTATTGGAACAGAACAAGAAAGAGATTTTTATATTAACTATAAAACAGAAAAATTTTCTCCAATTAAATCATGATTTTATGCAGGTTATCCTTTAGAAAAACAAAAAGATGAAACAGAAGATATAAACTTTAGAGGAATAAAATCACAAGGAGGAGTAATAAGCACTCAACAAAGAGCTTATAACCCAATCAATCTAAGAAGTTTATGAGTTAAATACAACAAAGATTTAAATGAAGACAGTAACTCATTAAATGAGAACTATAAAAAATATGAAAATTCATTTATTGAAAATGAACACGGTATGAAATTAAACATTTGAAATCAACATTCAACATTATATTCAAATATACAAAATGATCAACAAGGTTTACCTGGAGGATCATCTGGATCTATGGCAATTGATTCATCATTTAATTTAATAGGAATTAACTATTCATTATCTAAAGACGAAGCAAGTGGTAAAACTACAAATGGAATTAATTTAATGCAAAGTTCTAGTGAGAATGGTATAAATTTAATATCTGAATTAATCAAAAAGTTACAATTAGATAATTTTAATACAGTTAAATTAAACCCTAAAAAATAA
- the recA gene encoding recombinase RecA, producing the protein MNKVNDIKIWDSKELKETIKEIEKTFGRGSIVVLGDNNNLNIETFSSGSFILDNALGIGGYPKGRIIEIFGPESSGKTTLSLHAISEVQKSGGIVAFIDAEHSLDPKYCKNLGIDTNKMLVSQPDSGEQALDILEMLVKSNSVDLIVVDSVAALVPKTELDGEMSDQSIGLQARMMSKALRKLNGLISKTNTTVIFINQLREKIGVIFGNPETTTGGKALKFFSSVRLEVRKGETITANSEIIGNKIKAKVVKNKTAMPFKSVVLSLIYNKGIDKIGEIVDLLVSYEIITKSGVWYSYKDQKIGQGKQSVIQWLNEDEARKEDFINQIREKMNQDK; encoded by the coding sequence ATGAATAAAGTAAACGATATTAAAATATGAGATTCTAAAGAATTAAAAGAAACAATAAAAGAAATTGAAAAAACTTTTGGTCGTGGATCTATTGTAGTTTTAGGTGACAATAATAATTTAAACATCGAAACTTTTTCATCAGGTTCTTTTATACTTGATAATGCATTAGGAATCGGTGGATATCCAAAAGGTAGAATTATTGAAATTTTTGGTCCTGAATCTTCAGGTAAAACAACTTTATCATTACATGCAATAAGTGAAGTTCAAAAAAGTGGAGGAATTGTTGCTTTTATTGATGCTGAACATTCTTTAGATCCTAAATATTGTAAGAATTTAGGTATTGACACTAATAAAATGTTAGTTAGTCAACCTGATAGTGGTGAGCAAGCTTTAGATATTTTAGAAATGTTAGTTAAATCAAATAGCGTTGATTTAATTGTTGTTGATTCAGTAGCTGCTTTAGTTCCAAAAACCGAACTAGATGGTGAGATGTCAGATCAATCTATAGGATTACAAGCAAGAATGATGTCAAAAGCATTAAGAAAATTAAATGGATTAATATCAAAAACTAATACAACTGTTATTTTTATTAATCAATTAAGAGAAAAAATAGGTGTAATTTTTGGTAACCCAGAAACTACAACAGGTGGTAAAGCATTAAAATTCTTTTCTTCAGTAAGACTTGAAGTAAGAAAAGGTGAAACAATCACAGCAAATTCTGAAATTATTGGAAATAAAATTAAAGCAAAAGTTGTTAAAAATAAAACAGCTATGCCATTTAAAAGTGTTGTTTTATCATTAATATACAATAAAGGTATTGATAAAATTGGTGAGATAGTTGATTTATTAGTTAGTTATGAAATTATTACAAAATCTGGTGTTTGGTATTCTTATAAAGATCAAAAAATTGGTCAAGGAAAACAAAGTGTTATTCAATGACTAAATGAAGATGAAGCTAGAAAAGAAGATTTCATAAATCAAATTAGAGAAAAAATGAATCAGGACAAATAA
- a CDS encoding CinA family protein has protein sequence MYIDQLRRYLIENNLTISVCETFTAGNFISMLTKNMKNPSEILRYSCLGFSNKFKIKHMNVNKNLIRRHGPHSVECAKEIGYNLKEESKADIAICFIGNPFPANQENENVSTYGLIMTQQVSPKTCYAVVVFPDDEWDWFEINFNNYWQYNIDNMRRDAVEYVTREILNDL, from the coding sequence ATGTATATAGACCAATTAAGACGTTATCTTATAGAAAATAATTTAACAATTTCTGTATGTGAGACTTTTACAGCGGGAAATTTTATATCTATGTTAACTAAAAATATGAAAAACCCTTCAGAAATTTTAAGATATTCTTGTCTAGGGTTTTCTAATAAATTTAAAATAAAACATATGAATGTTAATAAAAATCTAATTAGAAGACACGGGCCACATTCAGTAGAATGTGCAAAAGAAATTGGTTATAACTTAAAAGAAGAGTCAAAAGCTGATATTGCTATATGTTTTATAGGAAATCCTTTTCCTGCAAATCAAGAAAATGAAAATGTTAGTACATATGGTTTAATAATGACTCAACAAGTATCACCAAAAACTTGTTATGCCGTTGTTGTCTTTCCTGATGATGAATGAGATTGATTTGAAATTAATTTTAATAATTATTGACAATATAACATCGACAATATGAGGCGAGATGCTGTTGAATATGTTACAAGAGAAATTTTAAACGACTTATAA
- a CDS encoding BspA family leucine-rich repeat surface protein, translated as MKLLSCLLLVFLSTPSLKLTTKVNNSNITTQNPSIVIEEKEHKYDENDPTKCIEIGYFKNHDGEWQIKQFNKSVKEVPEILPNHIKSLKDAFYQNKNEIIKGIEKWNTSNVTDMSRMFSSAEKFNQNISNWDTSNVTRMEYMFSSAKNFNQPIGNWNISNVTEIREMFYGCEKFNQDISQWDISKITSMIRMFAGAEAFNQDISNWNTSNVTDMSFVFVRAKKFNQDISTWDTSNVTTIRNIFTAAESFNQDISNWNTSNVIDMRGAFWKASKFNKPLTNWDTSKVTRMDYMFSDTSEFNQSISHFNTSNVTNMQHMFEDAKSFNKDISNWNTSKVTDMNSMFAGTESFNQNISKWDVSKVTDMNSMFAESRSFNQNISKWNTSNVTNMSYMFAEATKFNQDLSNLNIEQVEEFEFFGNPDKFTLPNFPNFRPNKLRDIIEQSLNIRIPGGAHIGKKFRFKDDVFYFFYNLYNDRDLIVKPNIEKDGVVLELDGKKITNKDEQNYQWKIDNKNNALRLNFTYNESEDKSHKVVFYITRHNHVRQFDEFFQEIRQPEQNSNLGLILASSIGTTTTVVSIASATILVKKRRKNNK; from the coding sequence AATGTATTGAAATTGGATATTTTAAAAATCACGATGGTGAATGACAAATAAAACAATTTAACAAATCAGTAAAAGAAGTTCCTGAAATACTTCCAAATCACATAAAAAGTTTAAAAGACGCGTTTTATCAAAATAAAAACGAAATTATAAAAGGTATTGAAAAATGAAATACCTCAAATGTAACTGATATGAGTAGAATGTTTTCGAGTGCTGAAAAATTCAATCAAAATATAAGTAATTGAGATACTTCAAATGTAACAAGAATGGAATATATGTTTTCTAGTGCTAAAAACTTCAATCAACCAATTGGAAATTGAAATATTTCAAATGTAACAGAAATAAGAGAAATGTTTTACGGTTGCGAAAAATTTAATCAAGACATATCACAATGAGACATTTCTAAAATAACTAGTATGATACGTATGTTCGCTGGAGCAGAAGCATTTAATCAAGACATATCAAATTGAAACACTTCAAATGTAACTGATATGAGTTTTGTGTTTGTTAGAGCAAAAAAATTTAATCAAGATATATCTACTTGAGACACCTCAAATGTAACTACTATTAGAAATATTTTTACTGCAGCAGAAAGTTTCAACCAAGACATATCAAATTGAAACACCTCAAATGTAATAGATATGCGAGGAGCGTTTTGAAAAGCATCAAAATTCAACAAACCATTAACTAATTGAGATACTTCAAAAGTAACAAGAATGGATTATATGTTTTCAGATACTTCTGAGTTTAATCAATCAATTTCTCATTTTAACACTTCAAATGTAACTAATATGCAACATATGTTTGAAGATGCTAAGTCTTTTAACAAAGATATTTCAAATTGAAATACTTCTAAAGTTACAGATATGAATTCTATGTTTGCTGGTACAGAATCTTTCAACCAGAACATTTCAAAATGAGATGTTTCAAAAGTAACAGATATGAACTCAATGTTTGCTGAATCAAGATCATTTAACCAAAACATAAGTAAATGAAATACTTCAAATGTAACTAATATGAGTTATATGTTTGCTGAAGCAACAAAATTTAACCAAGATTTATCTAATCTTAATATTGAACAGGTAGAAGAATTTGAATTTTTTGGTAACCCTGACAAGTTTACATTACCAAATTTTCCGAATTTTCGTCCTAATAAACTTAGAGATATTATAGAACAATCTCTAAATATTAGGATTCCTGGTGGTGCTCATATAGGTAAAAAATTTAGGTTTAAAGATGATGTTTTTTACTTTTTTTATAACCTTTATAATGATCGCGATCTTATTGTAAAACCTAACATTGAAAAAGACGGAGTTGTTCTAGAACTTGATGGTAAGAAAATCACAAATAAAGATGAACAAAACTATCAATGAAAAATAGATAATAAAAATAATGCATTAAGACTTAATTTCACTTATAATGAATCAGAAGATAAATCTCATAAAGTTGTGTTTTACATAACAAGACATAATCATGTAAGACAATTTGATGAATTTTTCCAAGAAATAAGACAACCTGAACAAAATTCTAATCTTGGGTTAATATTAGCAAGTTCAATAGGAACAACTACAACAGTTGTTTCAATTGCTTCAGCAACTATTTTAGTTAAGAAAAGACGTAAAAATAACAAGTAA